From a region of the Methylomonas rapida genome:
- the pglZ gene encoding BREX-1 system phosphatase PglZ type A, whose product MDITQLQQGIAAKFGTGTDKACRLLFWYDPEQSFKEAIAELDLPDVAVLDMTGVSIFETKKRIELDEPQTRFLLYFPYAEPAPDNDWFLDIRLYSEQFFADASSMLLNELGINQMALRGHIRKRQAFFASKQRVAALKRFVTENEDETSLDRKLLAIVVKADSAALTDSVLSLLKDYALSLETDSGESALMESLNKFELTEALWQGLAETFSYDTQEPSLADFVLKLFCTELWSQIEGGDRDWLLNNVLKTPSGRATAVAFMAGWRDSRSYADYHDSLSALLAQKLEIAQKCTKHLPQQLAECKGFEAVEQAIIRGLVSDLTGNNKGVDRAQFESLLSRRLLGHWCLSRKEYAAIYEALRNAELLMHLRQQFVDGFHYDSCKAMYQAYTQELYQFDQAYRLFNEHALTVASKGAEILRQLDDAIESLYTDWYLYELSMAWEKLLVNEQRLQQWQMPGIRNQYRFYEEQVRERLKSTQAKRIFVIVSDALRYEIADELTEVINGEKRFSAELSSQLGVLPSYTQLGMAALLPHKSLEYQVQSGNPVVLVDGQSSAGLENRKTILERVNGLAVSAKELMTWSNQDGRDAVKDCQVVYIYHDTIDAICDKQAGEDRTPQVCRDAIIELKDLISRVINRLNASHVLVTADHGFLYQQKPLEKLDKTELTMKPSGAVEAKKRYILGENLLSDDHYWKGKVSDSAMANSSMEFMLPKGVQRFHFVGGAKFVHGGAMLQEICVPVLHIKVLQKEQAAKLEKQRVGVVAAGLPIKLVNNIDKVRFIQTDPVGEQFLPRQLDVYIVDSQNQLASSRETLNFDSSSTVMDQRTREARIKLVGSSFDRLAAYSLILEDSETKTQYQQYAVTIDLAFQDDFF is encoded by the coding sequence ATGGATATAACGCAGTTACAACAAGGCATAGCCGCCAAATTTGGCACCGGCACGGATAAAGCCTGCCGTTTGCTGTTTTGGTATGACCCTGAACAGAGTTTTAAAGAAGCCATCGCCGAACTGGATTTGCCGGATGTCGCTGTACTGGACATGACGGGCGTATCCATTTTCGAAACTAAAAAGCGCATCGAACTGGATGAGCCGCAAACGCGGTTCTTGCTGTATTTCCCTTACGCCGAACCCGCGCCGGATAACGATTGGTTTTTGGATATACGGCTTTATAGCGAACAGTTTTTTGCCGATGCCAGCTCGATGTTGCTGAATGAGTTAGGTATCAACCAAATGGCTTTGCGTGGGCACATCCGTAAGCGGCAAGCGTTCTTTGCCAGCAAGCAGCGGGTGGCGGCTTTAAAACGCTTTGTCACCGAAAACGAGGACGAAACCTCGCTGGATCGCAAACTGCTGGCTATCGTCGTCAAAGCGGATTCTGCGGCATTGACCGATAGCGTACTGAGCTTGCTGAAAGACTATGCGTTGAGCCTGGAAACCGACAGCGGCGAATCGGCACTAATGGAAAGCCTGAACAAATTCGAACTGACTGAAGCCTTGTGGCAAGGCCTAGCTGAAACCTTTAGCTATGACACCCAAGAGCCGAGCTTGGCGGATTTTGTGTTAAAGCTGTTTTGCACCGAGCTTTGGAGCCAGATCGAAGGCGGCGACCGCGACTGGCTGTTGAACAACGTTCTGAAAACACCGTCTGGCCGAGCCACTGCGGTGGCGTTTATGGCGGGTTGGCGGGATAGCCGCAGTTATGCCGACTATCACGACAGCTTGTCCGCGTTATTGGCACAGAAGCTGGAAATCGCCCAGAAGTGCACCAAGCATTTGCCGCAGCAACTGGCCGAATGCAAGGGCTTTGAGGCTGTCGAGCAAGCCATTATTCGCGGCTTGGTCAGCGATTTAACCGGCAATAACAAAGGCGTAGATCGAGCGCAATTCGAGAGCTTATTGTCCCGTCGCTTGCTGGGCCACTGGTGTCTGTCACGCAAGGAATACGCGGCCATCTATGAAGCCTTACGCAATGCAGAATTGCTCATGCACCTGCGGCAGCAATTTGTCGATGGCTTTCATTACGACTCCTGCAAGGCCATGTATCAGGCTTACACTCAAGAGTTGTATCAATTCGACCAAGCGTATCGGCTCTTCAACGAACACGCGTTAACGGTGGCAAGCAAGGGTGCGGAAATTCTCCGGCAGCTCGACGATGCCATCGAGAGCCTGTACACCGATTGGTACTTGTACGAATTGAGCATGGCTTGGGAGAAATTGTTAGTTAATGAACAGCGGTTACAGCAATGGCAAATGCCTGGCATCCGCAATCAATACCGTTTCTACGAAGAACAAGTGCGCGAGCGGCTGAAATCGACTCAAGCCAAACGCATTTTCGTGATTGTCTCCGATGCACTTCGTTATGAGATCGCCGATGAACTGACTGAAGTGATTAATGGCGAAAAGCGTTTCAGCGCCGAGCTGTCGTCCCAATTGGGTGTGTTACCGAGTTATACCCAGTTGGGAATGGCTGCGTTGTTGCCGCATAAATCCTTGGAATATCAAGTTCAATCCGGTAACCCTGTCGTATTGGTAGATGGTCAATCGTCGGCGGGATTGGAGAACCGCAAGACGATTCTGGAGCGGGTGAACGGTCTGGCTGTCAGCGCGAAGGAATTGATGACCTGGAGCAATCAAGATGGACGCGATGCCGTTAAAGATTGCCAAGTAGTCTACATCTACCATGACACCATCGACGCCATTTGCGACAAACAAGCCGGTGAAGATCGCACCCCGCAAGTGTGTCGGGATGCCATCATCGAGTTGAAAGATTTGATCAGTCGCGTGATCAATCGTTTAAATGCCAGCCATGTGTTGGTGACGGCGGATCACGGTTTTCTCTATCAACAAAAGCCATTGGAAAAGCTGGATAAAACCGAGCTAACGATGAAACCCAGCGGCGCGGTTGAAGCCAAGAAACGCTACATCCTCGGCGAGAACTTGCTGAGCGACGACCACTACTGGAAAGGTAAAGTCAGCGATTCGGCCATGGCCAATAGCTCTATGGAGTTCATGTTACCCAAAGGCGTGCAACGCTTTCATTTCGTTGGCGGCGCCAAATTTGTTCATGGCGGCGCAATGCTGCAAGAGATTTGCGTGCCGGTGCTGCACATCAAAGTTCTGCAAAAAGAACAGGCGGCCAAATTGGAAAAACAGCGCGTCGGCGTAGTCGCTGCTGGTTTGCCGATCAAGCTGGTCAACAATATCGATAAGGTTCGCTTTATTCAAACCGATCCAGTTGGCGAACAATTTCTCCCAAGGCAGTTGGATGTCTATATCGTCGATAGCCAAAACCAACTGGCATCCAGCCGCGAAACATTAAATTTTGATAGCAGCTCGACAGTGATGGATCAACGCACGCGGGAAGCCCGCATCAAACTGGTCGGTTCGTCGTTCGATCGGCTGGCAGCGTATTCGCTGATCCTGGAAGACAGCGAAACCAAAACCCAATATCAACAATATGCGGTGACCATCGATCTCGCATTTCAGGATGACTTTTTCTAG
- the brxL gene encoding protease Lon-related BREX system protein BrxL: MNDFTDIDDSAVDPIQTEVNELRSEDLDSLLNKHFAGRVVRKDLTKQLKEGANVPVYVLEYLLGMYCASDDDEVVSTGLENVKRILTENYVRPDESEKIKSLIRERGNYRIIDKVTVKLNQKKDVYEAVLSNLGIKDALISTNLVKENEKLLTGGIWCIITVNYFFEEGQKTSPFSINTLKPIQMPSMNMDEVFSARQNFSVDQWMDALLRSVGMEPTNLETRAKWHLINRMVPFVENNYNVCELGPRGTGKSHVYKECSPNSLLVSGGQTTVANLFYNMSSRQVGLVGMWDVVAFDEVAGITFKDKDGVQIMKDYMASGSFSRGRDSIEGKASMVFIGNINHSVETLVKTSHLLAPFPEAMIDTAFFDRFHSYIPGWEIPKMRPEFFTDRYGLITDYLAEFMREMRKRNFADAIDKYFKLGNNLNQRDVIAVRRTVSGLLKLLYPHGQYEKDHVRACLTYALEARRRIKEQLKKLGGMEFFDVHFSYIDNETLEEFFVNVPEQGGSNLIPEGLPKPGVVHLVTKGVTGQLGLYRFETQMTAGNGKHSASGFGSNTSAKESVRVGFDYFKGNLNRISATAKFSDHEYHLHAIELHNTGPSNKISLASLIAFCSILMNKPIQEQMVVLGDMTLGGVVNPVEDLAGSLQLALDSGGKRVLLPMASASDIPTVPAEIFSKFQISFFADPVDAVYKALGVQ; this comes from the coding sequence ATGAATGACTTTACCGACATAGACGATAGCGCCGTTGATCCGATTCAGACCGAAGTAAATGAATTGCGTAGCGAAGACTTGGATAGCCTGTTGAACAAGCATTTTGCCGGTCGCGTGGTGCGTAAGGATTTGACCAAGCAACTTAAGGAAGGCGCAAATGTACCGGTTTACGTACTGGAGTATCTACTTGGGATGTATTGTGCGTCCGATGATGATGAAGTGGTCAGCACGGGACTGGAAAACGTCAAACGTATCTTGACCGAGAATTACGTTCGGCCCGACGAATCGGAAAAGATCAAATCCCTGATTCGCGAGCGTGGCAATTATCGGATTATCGATAAAGTTACAGTAAAGTTGAACCAAAAAAAGGACGTATATGAGGCTGTCTTATCCAATTTGGGTATCAAGGATGCCTTGATCTCAACCAATTTAGTCAAGGAAAACGAAAAACTATTGACCGGTGGCATCTGGTGCATCATCACGGTGAATTACTTCTTTGAAGAAGGCCAAAAAACTTCGCCGTTTTCGATCAATACGCTCAAGCCAATTCAAATGCCTTCCATGAACATGGATGAGGTGTTTAGCGCACGGCAGAATTTTAGCGTTGATCAGTGGATGGATGCATTGTTGCGTTCCGTGGGTATGGAACCCACTAATCTGGAAACGCGGGCCAAATGGCACTTGATTAACCGCATGGTCCCGTTTGTGGAGAACAATTACAACGTCTGCGAACTGGGTCCTCGCGGCACTGGTAAAAGCCATGTCTACAAGGAATGCTCGCCAAACAGTTTGCTGGTTTCAGGTGGCCAAACCACGGTTGCCAATCTGTTTTACAACATGAGTTCGCGCCAGGTCGGTCTGGTCGGCATGTGGGATGTGGTGGCGTTTGACGAGGTCGCGGGCATTACCTTCAAGGATAAGGATGGCGTGCAGATCATGAAGGACTATATGGCCTCTGGATCGTTTTCGCGCGGGCGTGATTCGATTGAGGGAAAAGCGTCGATGGTATTTATAGGCAATATCAATCACAGCGTCGAGACCTTGGTCAAAACCAGCCACTTGCTGGCTCCATTCCCAGAAGCCATGATCGACACGGCGTTCTTCGATCGCTTCCACTCCTATATTCCTGGCTGGGAAATCCCGAAGATGCGGCCTGAGTTCTTTACCGATCGCTACGGCTTGATTACCGACTATCTGGCCGAGTTCATGCGGGAAATGCGCAAACGAAATTTTGCGGATGCCATCGACAAATACTTTAAGCTCGGCAATAACCTAAACCAGCGCGATGTGATCGCCGTGCGTCGCACGGTATCCGGCTTGCTGAAATTGCTGTATCCACATGGGCAATACGAAAAAGATCATGTTCGAGCCTGTCTGACCTACGCTTTGGAAGCCCGCCGCCGTATCAAGGAGCAGTTAAAGAAACTGGGCGGCATGGAGTTTTTTGATGTGCATTTCAGCTACATCGATAACGAAACTCTGGAAGAGTTTTTCGTCAATGTACCGGAACAAGGTGGCAGCAATTTGATTCCCGAAGGCTTGCCGAAACCAGGCGTGGTTCATCTGGTTACTAAAGGCGTTACTGGGCAGTTAGGACTTTATCGCTTTGAAACCCAAATGACCGCAGGCAATGGCAAACACTCGGCATCGGGGTTTGGCTCCAACACGTCTGCCAAAGAGTCGGTACGCGTGGGATTTGATTACTTCAAAGGCAACCTCAACCGTATTAGCGCAACCGCTAAGTTCTCCGATCATGAATATCACCTTCATGCCATCGAACTGCACAACACCGGACCAAGCAACAAAATTAGCCTGGCATCATTGATCGCTTTTTGCTCAATCTTGATGAACAAGCCGATCCAGGAACAAATGGTCGTTCTAGGCGATATGACCTTGGGCGGCGTGGTCAATCCGGTTGAGGATTTGGCTGGAAGCCTGCAATTAGCGTTAGATAGCGGCGGCAAGCGAGTGTTGTTACCAATGGCATCGGCATCGGATATTCCGACGGTACCGGCCGAAATATTCTCGAAGTTTCAGATCAGTTTTTTTGCTGATCCGGTGGATGCGGTTTATAAGGCGTTGGGGGTTCAGTAA